A stretch of the Streptomyces sp. WMMB303 genome encodes the following:
- a CDS encoding thioesterase family protein, giving the protein MSDAPSCTAVSAAPADSSEFDRDTAVRTLRPGVHEAQLSPGWAIGTALNGGYLLAVVGRALRQALPHPDPFTVTAHYLTATTAGPATVRTSVARGGRTVSTASAGLFQLDESGTEVERIRVLATYGELDALRGEVRTSAKPPAVPPQEQCFRATDHPGGDAAVPEMGRRLDLRLDPETCGWALGAPSMRGEIRGWLGLADGRDPDPLSLLMAVDALPPTGFDLGLTGWVPTVELTVHVRARPAPGPLRIAITTRNLAGGFLEEDAEVWDSADRLVAQSRQLARA; this is encoded by the coding sequence ATGTCCGACGCACCGTCCTGCACCGCCGTATCCGCCGCCCCTGCCGACAGCAGCGAGTTCGACCGCGACACCGCGGTCCGCACCCTGCGGCCCGGCGTCCACGAGGCGCAGCTCTCCCCGGGCTGGGCCATCGGCACCGCCCTGAACGGCGGCTACCTGCTGGCCGTGGTGGGCCGCGCCCTGCGCCAGGCCCTGCCGCACCCGGACCCGTTCACGGTCACGGCCCACTACCTCACCGCCACCACCGCGGGCCCCGCCACCGTCCGCACCTCGGTGGCCCGCGGCGGGCGCACCGTCTCCACCGCCTCGGCCGGGCTCTTCCAGCTGGACGAGAGCGGTACCGAGGTCGAGCGCATCCGGGTCCTGGCCACCTACGGCGAACTGGACGCGCTCCGCGGCGAGGTGCGCACCAGCGCCAAGCCGCCCGCCGTCCCACCGCAGGAGCAGTGCTTCCGGGCCACCGACCATCCCGGCGGCGACGCCGCCGTGCCCGAGATGGGGCGCCGGCTCGACCTGCGCCTCGACCCGGAGACCTGCGGCTGGGCGCTGGGCGCGCCCAGTATGCGCGGTGAGATCCGCGGTTGGCTCGGCCTCGCCGACGGGCGTGACCCGGACCCGCTCTCGCTGCTGATGGCGGTCGACGCGCTGCCGCCCACCGGCTTCGACCTGGGGCTCACCGGCTGGGTGCCCACCGTCGAGCTCACCGTCCACGTGCGCGCCCGCCCGGCGCCCGGTCCGCTCCGCATCGCCATCACCACCCGCAACCTGGCGGGCGGATTCCTGGAGGAGGACGCCGAGGTGTGGGACTCCG